Genomic window (Roseivirga sp. 4D4):
GAGGGTTCCGAAGTCTTTGCCATTTCGGGCCTCTTCTAAACAGTAGTCAAGGAGTTTCTTCTTGTCCATACCTATATGATATTTACCTCGGGTGTTAGCTCAATACCGAACTTTTGGGTGACACTAGTCCTAATCTTAAAAGCTAAATCTCTCAGGTCAGCCCCTTTTCCTTGTCCATAGTTGACGAGTACGAGTGGTTGATTCTTATGAACTCCGATTTGGCCAAAGGTCTTACCTTTCCAACCGGCTTGTTCAATTAACCAAGCTGCAGGTATTTTCACCTTGTTTTCTGGTAATTGGTAACCAGGAATACTTGGAAACTCAGCTTTGAGTCCCTCAAAATCAATTTTTTCAACTTCAGGATTTTTGAAGAAACTACCCGCATTACCGATTTCATTCGGGTCAGGAAGTTTACTTTGACGAATCTTAATCACAGCATCACTGACAGCTTTTATACTTAAACCTGTGACACCCATTTCCTGAAGTGTTTCCTGTATGGCGCCATATGAGGTGTTAAACTGAGGAGTTTTATTCAGTCGAAATACAACAGAGGCAATAACGTATTTTCCTTTAAGTGATTTTTTAAAGACACTTTCTCGGTAACCAAATTGACAAGCTTCCTTATTGAAAGTGTGCACTTCGCCCGTGGCAATTTCGACAGCCTTCAGTGAATCAAAAACTTCTTTGATTTCAATGCCATAAGCACCAATATTTTGCATCGGAGCCGCACCAACTGTCCCTGGAATTAAGGAGAGGTTCTCAATACCTGCCCAGTCATTAGCTATGGCGTGCAATACGAATTCATGCCAATTCTCACCTGCTTGTACTTCTACAAAAACATGGTCTTCGTCTTCCTTGATTACAGAGATTCCTTTGAGCTCATTTTTCAAGACATATCCCTTAAAGTCCTGGGTAAGTAAAAGGTTGCTGCCACCTCCAAGAATGAGTAGAGGTGATGCTCCTACAGAATTAAGCAGATCTTGGAGCTCTGGAATTGATGAGAAAACTTGGAACTGGCTCGCTTTGGCTTCAATACCAAAAGTATTGAAAGGTTTGAGTGAGACGTTTTCAGAAAAAGTGGTCATTACTGATCTAATAACCTTCTGTGATAGTTAAGCTGACCTAGGTGATAATTTAAATGACCATGGAGGTGATTTAAGAAGTAAATCGTGCTCATTTCCTTACCGAATACATTGACTGGGTAGTTTTCTGCCAATTGATCTTCTTTTAGACCCTCAATAGTTTCAATTACGACTTTCTTTGTCGTTTTGATTTGATCTATCAATTCTGAGCGCTTAACATCCTTCAGATTGAATTCATCATCTCTTTGGCGAATGTATCCCGATCCGCCTAGCATCGCTCCAATGAAGTGTCGGAGGTTTCCACATAGATGTAGAGCTAAGTTACCTCCTGAATTGGTGATTTCACCATTGACCTTCCAAAGGTTGGCTTCACTTTTATAGGCCTTTACTTCCGCCTGAAGCGTGTCAATGTCCCTTTCATAAAGACTGCTAAGCGAGTCGATTACAGCGTTCATAGATCCAAATCCTTTTTAATGGCTTCAATTTTATTCTCTAAGGAAGCTTTTACCGAGGCTTGATGTGCTTTCGCTTCTAAAGTCATATTTACACTAATATAAAACTTGATTTTCGGTTCAGTGCCAGAAGGGCGAGCAGAAATTTTCGCTCCGTCTTCTAAAAAGAACTGAAGTACATTTGATTTGGGTAAATCAATTGGGTTAACGGTACCTGTGACTAAGTCCTTTTCCTCTGACTGCTGATAATCACAAATCTTTATCACTTTACTACCTGCTATTGAAGATGGAGGGTCAGACCTGAAACCCGCCATCATGGCTTGAATCTCTTCGGCTCCTTGTTTTCCTGTCTTGGTCATGGAGACTAAGGTTTCTAGGTAGAAACCAAATTTCAAATAGACTTCAGTGAGCAAATCAAATACAGTCAATCCCTGATCTTTAGCCCAGGCGGTCATTTCAGCGAGCATGGCACATGAGGCAATAGCATCTTTGTCTCTCACAAAATCACTGATCATATAACCATAGCTCTCTTCGCCACCGCCAATGAACTCTTTCTTACCTTCCAATTCTTTGATTAGGGCAGCTATGAATTTGAATCCGGTGAGCGTGTCAGGACAGTCTACATCAAAGCTTTCCGCAATCCTGTTCAAAAGATCTGAGGTGACGATGGTTTTGATGATCATTTGGTTGCCGTCCAACTTGCCATTTTCTTTCCATTTAGAAAGTAGGAAATAGATGAGTAATGCAGCAGCCTGATTACCGTTGAGTAACTCGAATTCTCCCTGATTATTTTTGGCAGCAATACCCACCCGATCGGCATCAGGGTCTGTGGCCATTACCAGATCTGCATCGATCGATTTGGCTTTTTCCAATGCCATGGTCATTGCTTCCTTTTCTTCAGGGTTTGGGTATACTACTGTCGGGAAGTTACCATTGGGTTCCGCTTGCTCCTCGACAACGGTTAGGTTTTTGAATCCTTTTCTTTCTAATACTTCTGGAACAAGGGTGATAGAAGTTCCGTGGATAGGAGAGAAGACTATTTTTAGATCGGATTGTCTATCCACTGCATCTTGAGCCAGTGTGAGGTCCAATATGGCCTTTATGTACTTTTCGTCTAATGCCCTTCCAATGGATTCAATATTGGCTTCAACTTTGTCGAATTTCACTGCTTCCACTCCCGAGATGGCTTGAACCTCGTTGATGATATTCTTATCATGTGGTGCCACTACCTGAGCGCCATCATCCCAATAAGCCTTGTAACCGTTGTATTCCTTTGGGTTATGTGAAGCCGTTAGCACAACGCCACTTTTGCAGCCCAATTCTCTAATTGCATATGATAATTCTGGTGTGGGGCGAAGTGCCTCAAATAGATAGACGTAGATGCCATTAGCCGAGAACACAGCCGCAGTGGTCTCAGCAAAGAATTTACTGTTGTTTCTGCTATCATAGGCAATGGCCACTTTAATGTCCTCATTGGGGAATGATTTGAGTAGGTAGTTAGCGAGGCCTTGAGTAGCCATGCCAATCGTGTACTTATTAATTCGGTTTGAGCCAGGGCCCATAATTCCACGAAGTCCTCCAGTACCAAACTCTAAGTCTTTGTAGAAAGAGTCAACGAGCTCATCTTCTGACATGGCCTTTATTTGAGCCTTGCTTTCTTCGTCTATGGCACTGTTTAGCCATAAGTCTATTTTATCCTGTGTCGCTTGATCAATCATGTTTGAGGCATATTTGACGACATCCAGTAGTTTTTGATACTCTTAGAGTCGTATCTCTGACAAAAATAAGAGGCTAAGTGAGCAGGTAAAAGTTATTCCTCTTTTTGTCAGAAATAAAGTACGTTTTGGTAAATATGCTTGTATGTTTTGCCTGAACTAAACTTCTTTGCATTAAAGTTGAAAAGGCATGGACGTAGATAAGTTAAATGAGGATTTTGCTCAAATAGCGGACAAGATTAACGAGTTGGACGAGATGGATTATAGCGATGAGCGCTATGATGACTTGGAGGAAGAACTTCATGACATGGAAGACAGTTTTCTCGAAGAATTTGGCCAAGAGTTAGAAGAGGCAATTGCTGACGTTCATGACGAGTTTTGCCCTGATAATGACGTACTATTACCAGTCGCCTATTTTGCAAAGAACTACATCCGTAACCAAAAGGATCATAAAGGGCGTTACAGCTATGATATTGAGTATGGTGAAGGTGTTCCAGTTACTGTAGACGACTTTCCAGATCAAGAAGTGCGAATCGTACTTGTTCCGGGCCCAACGCGTCTGATCGTTACGGTAGGAGACACCGCTAAGCAAGTGGCTTGGAGAGCTCAGAAGTAGTTATACATCCTGATATCGTACAGGTCGGTCAGATTTTCTACACTTTCCCTTAATGATTAAATGATCATTCTCAATCTTGAATTGATCGTGAGCGTTAATGACTCCACCACCATCAGGTGCTTGTCCATCGGAGTACCAATGTAAGAGCATTTCGAAGGCATAAAAGTCTAATAGCAGGTCGACTAGCCTTTTCGAACCATTCATGAGAAGGTTTGCCGCATCATCTGACCAGCCGAAGGCTTCGAGGAGGCCGTCCAGTTCGTCTTCTTCATCACGATCCGTTTTAGCTTCCATTATATACTCTGGGAGTTCGCTGTTAAGGAAGTCATACACATAAGATAGAGGGAGTCTTACTTCGTAGTCGATACTCTGGATACCCTCTGTTCTCCAGTGCTGGCCATAGTTCATAGCACGGATCCTCAGGTCATCGGCCCTCATCGCATTACCTTGAATAAATTGAGAACTCTCTACTTTGTATAAGCTTCTGACAGCTGTTCCCCATTTGCCCTTGAAGCTAGATGTCTGACTCATGAAAGGTGGGATGTTCTAAACTAAACCAATTCAGGCATCGCAGGCTTCAGTTTATTTCTAAAAGCCAAGTAAACAAATGGAGTGACTACTGGTACTGTTAACATGGCTGTAGACCAAAGATGTGTAATTGGTCTCGCTGCAATATCCGTGAAGAGGATGATATAAGCCGGAATGAAAAGTAGAAAACTTCCTACAAAGAATAAAAGATCTAACTCACCCAAGTATGTTTCAAAGCTGATAGAAAAAACAAAAATGGAGAAACTGGTTATAAGCAATATGGCGATTTGCCAACGAGGAATGGTTAACTCTGTTTTACGTGTTTCCATAGAAGGTTTTTTAAAAATTACGGGAGCTAAGTCATAAAGTTGGGCAGACTTGCCGACTAATCTACCTTTTCAGCTCCGAGCTGTGTTAATACAAAGGCTCTTCCTTTTCTATCAGAGTAGGTAAGATCAATCCACGCAGTACCACCGATGCCTTTAAATTTTAAGCCTTTATTCGTTGTTTGAACAGTAAAGAAGAAGTCTTGAAGTTCTCCTTCTTTGACAATGTCTTTATCATTGATGTCCACCATCCCACGTTCATCTATGCCATAGGGCTTATATTTATTTTTCATAGTGAATGACAAATCCGTCCAAGCGCAACCACTTTTGCATTCTAACTCAATGCTTTTGCGAGTTTCCGTCACCAAGATTTCAAACTCACCAACCGTGGTGTCACTTGAGCTTTGTGCAAATGAGGCATTCCCAAAGATGATGGAGAAGAAAATGATAAGTGTTAAAAGCGTTTTGTTGTGTGTAGTTCTTTTCATCCTAAATAGGTATTGGTATCTAATAAAGATAACCAATAATTGAGTTTATAGTTCAGACTAACTTCTAACCTCTTCTCTGCCGTCAGCATGCTTTGCAAATCTGCCTCTCTCAGGATCATGGGTGTGGCTACTACTAGGCCAAGGCCAACCTCCGAATTGGGTTCTTTGAAATTGCCTCATAGCCTCTTGAATCTCGGCATTGGTATTCATGACGAATGGTCCGTATTGGGCAACGGGTTCTCCAATCGGTTTACCTTGAAGAAAAAGGAATTTGGATCTCTCTTCCCCATTAGTCAGGGTGGTCACTTCATTGCCCATTAATTTGGCCATAAAGCCCTTACTCATTTCTTGTTCACCCAAACTGACTGTATCCCCTTCATAAAGGTAGAGGCTTCTGTTCGTAGCTTTATCTGCTAATGGTAATTGCCATTGGGCGTTGGGTTCCATTTCTATAAGCCATACTGCCACTTCATTATCAACATTTGCAGCAAAGGAATCGGGTGCAGGACTAGGGTTTTCTATTTCACCCAAGGTGCCTGATATTACTTTGACAGATGTCTTACGATTATCATTGTCGGAATGCTCATAGACAGGAATATCTTCATTCCAGAGCATTGCAAAGTGGGCAGGGACATGCTTACTGGCTTTTGGAAGATTTAACCAGATTTGAAAAAGCAAAAGTGGGTTTTCTTCCTCCTCCTTGAGTAACGGGAACATTTCGGCATGCTGTACACCACCACCTGCCGTCATCCATTGGACATCACCATTGCCAAAGCGACCGGCAGCACCTAGAGAATCGGAATGGTCTACCAGTCCAGTCTCAGCTATAGTAATCGTCTCAAAACCCTTGTGCGGATGAGATGGAAAACCCGGAACTTGCTGACCGTGATACATGCTCCAGCCATCTTTTCCACTAAAATCGGAACCAATTTGTCTTCCAGATAGAGAATCTATCGGACCAAGTTTGCCATTTCCCTTAGGATAATGATCATCATGAAATGCACAGAATAGAAACGGATCTTGTGTTTGCCAAGGGAAGTTGAGTTTTTCAATAGATATAATGGATGACATGTTTTTTCTGTTTATGTACCAACATGTAAAATGGTATTTTGGTTTCTATTTCTATATTGGAACCTAATTCGTTATCGAGATTACTCTTGAGAACTATTATGGCAACTTTAAGTTAATGACTATGCGACAGTTTTTACTATTAGGCTTTCTATTCTTCACAATGGCTTGTGATAATTCTCGATCAGGTGAAGTGGAGAGTCTGGTCTATTTGTCGAGTCGAGATGGTAATTTCGATCTTTATGGTATCGATCCCTTAGGGCAATGGGAGAAGAGGCTGACAACAAATGAGGGCTGGGATTGGCAACCTAAATGGATCAATGGTCTGAATAAATTGGTTTACTATACCAATGATAAGGAAAGAAACTTTTCTGTTGTTGCTTATTCTTTTGACACTGATCAGGTGGACAGTTTACCGAATAGTGATTTGTTGAACTTTCAATTAACTCCTGACGGTAAGAGGATCGTCTACACCGAGAAAGAAGGCGATTATCAAAATATCTGGATGTGCAAGCTAGATGGAAGTGAAAGAATACAACTGACTAACAGTCAATCTTATAGTGGGCGGTTTTCTATTTCTCCCAATGGAGAGAAGCTGCTTTTCATCTCAGATCGGTCAGGTAGCAATGAACTTTATCTGCTGAATATTGAGAGCAAAGAATTACAAAGGCTTACAAACAATGACTTGGTCGAAAAGTATAACACTTGGTCTCCAGATGGAACTAAAGTGGCCTTTACCATGAGAACAAATGAGGAGGGGAGTAAGGAGGACATTTATATCCTTGATCTAGGGACTCTGGATATAACCAGACTGACGGATACCCCATATTCAGAACAAGAGATTGCTTGGTCTCTGGGTGGGGATAAGATAGCTTTTCATGGTACTACGGACGCAGGTGATCATATTTTCACCATTGATTTGGCCGATGGGAAGTTTACTAAAATTACATCCGGTGATGCTTATCACGGTGAACCAGCTTGGGTTCCTATTGAACTTTAATTGCTCTGAAAAGGGTCGTACGTAAAGCTGACGTAGTAAAATGCACTTATTTCTGGCCCGCCAAAGGTGTTGAATTGTCTAATGTTATAGACATTATTTGCTCCCACTCTCAATTGGGAGTTTACTTTAGGCAGTTTGAATGTCATCTGACAATCAAAAGTGCTGAACCCACGAACAAAACCATCAGCAAAGGGACTTTGCCATTCAAAGTTAGTCCTTGCTCGCCAGGTCAATTCTGCTCCAAAGTTTTCATTGATACGTCTATGACCAACTTTAACATTCCATTTAAAAGGAGCCGTATTAAAGCCGGGCACCAAGGGGTCATCGGAGTCCTGGGATATATCTGCAAAAGTGGCATTCACGGTGAAATTGATTCCTGAGAGCCCAGTTATGTCATATAGAATTTCTAGCCCCTGAGTTACAATTTGTTTTTCTGAATTAGCCGTCACATAGATTAAATCACTAGAGGAAGGGTTTATGGCTTGTTCAATAGACCTTTGAAGGTCAACGGCAGGGCTGGTTCTGGGTTTTATGACTCTAAGGTTTCCTATAAAGTTTTGGTAGTAGTTTCGGTAATAATTGACTTCCACAATTCTTCTTCCTTGAATAAGGTTCTTATAGCCAATTTCGAAAGAGGTTATTTGTTCTGGCTTAAGGCCTCTGAATAGGTCCTGACTAATAATTCCCTCAGCCATGATATTGCTGTTACGAATTTTTGCAAATTCTATTTGCCGATTCTCGACCACAATGTCATTAATGACAGCGTTTTGGTAATCCTCTAAGGACTGCTCTAAAAACGAATTACCTTGCAAGTCATATCTATCAGTTACTTGGGAAAGCCCACCAATAATCAGTTTTTCTCCTAAATCCTGATTAAAAAATTGCTCCCTAATATTTGGGAACCTGAAGCCTCTTTGGAACGATGCTCTGAAGAACTGGTTGTCATTTTGCTGTTTGACGACAGATAAGCGCTGACTAAATTTCCCTTTGAAATTTTCATTCTCATCATATCTCAAAGAGCCACTAATGTCAAGATTAGAGGTGATGGACTTGCTTACTTCAACAAATGTTCCATACTCAAAGTTGGTGAGGTCATTCCCTATGCTATCAGTAAATATCGTTCCGTTGGTGTTTGGATCATATAGCCTGTAGTTGCCTCCAATCTGCAATTTTTCAAATAGATTCTGGATTTTATCGAAACTATAGGATCCTTCAATATGCTGGAGTCCGGATTTGTCAAAAAGTCGAGAGCCATTTTCAGTTATTGGCTTGTTGACAATGATATTCCTGAGAGAATCGAAATCATCGGATTCGGGATCAAGAAACTTTAAATATTGACCAGGGAATGTCGAATTGGCAATTCGCCTTGGTATTACAACACCGTTACCATTTTCAAAGGATCTTCTGTATTGATCAAACCAAACAACATTTGGCTTGGTTCGTTGAAGTATCTCCTCAGAGAGCACACCAACGTTAAAAGTATTACCAGCATCTTGCTCAGTTCTGTACGCTCTCAGTAAAAAGTTCTTTCCTTCTAATTGTACCTTTTGCTGAAATATTTCAAAATCACGAAGGGCAATTCTGTCTTCATTCGTAATCATTGCATCAGTGATCCCATAAAATGTGGTAAAGCCTAAAATGATATCAGGGGTAATCTTTAACTGTAATTCGGCATTTAATTTTACATTCGAGGCATTATAGTTTACGAGATCTTCTTCTCTGTATCCGGCTCTCGTGACCGTAAACGCGGTGTCCTGAAGTAAACCCGGTCCAGATACCAGGAGTGAGCGATCATCACCATATACATTGACCAAGTCAATACCCTGATTTTCTCCGTTGTATTCATCATGAAATGACCTTCCTGCACCGACATTTCTATAGTTTTTGGCCTTGAAGTCGACACCGTTAAGGAGTGCAGTGTTTATTTTCAATCCAATCCTATCCTTGAATGAGGTGGCGTATCGTAGGGAAAGATCACTGATGAAGCTGTTCCCAATGTTGAAGAACTTAGATCGGTCTTTTTCCACTGTGACAGTTGCTGCCTTTGCAGTGAATGATAAACCAGGAAAATCAAATGGGTTTTTAGTTTTTAACTCCAAAATTCCATTGAAAGAGGAAGGACCATAGAATACGGATGCGGGACCTGGCACTACTTCAATGCTTTCTATATCCAAGCTGCTGCCACCAACAATATTGCCTAATGAAAAGCTCAGGCCAGGTGCTTGATTGTCAATGCCGTCTGTGAATTGTCGAAAGCGTTGGTTTGTACTTGAGTTAAAACCCCTGGTATTTACAGAGTTTATGATAACACTTTGGGTGGTTAAATCCACACCTTTAAGATTGCCAATGGCGTCAAAAAAGCTAAATGATGGGGTGCTTTGAATAGCCTTCAAGTCTACTTTGATAGTTTCAATTGGCGCCTTAAGTTCTTCTTGTGATATCTTTTCAGTGGTGACTACAAAGTCTGATAGTTGTTTAACTGTCTCATCGAGCTCTATAATGAGGTTTTCTCTCT
Coding sequences:
- the murB gene encoding UDP-N-acetylmuramate dehydrogenase, producing MTTFSENVSLKPFNTFGIEAKASQFQVFSSIPELQDLLNSVGASPLLILGGGSNLLLTQDFKGYVLKNELKGISVIKEDEDHVFVEVQAGENWHEFVLHAIANDWAGIENLSLIPGTVGAAPMQNIGAYGIEIKEVFDSLKAVEIATGEVHTFNKEACQFGYRESVFKKSLKGKYVIASVVFRLNKTPQFNTSYGAIQETLQEMGVTGLSIKAVSDAVIKIRQSKLPDPNEIGNAGSFFKNPEVEKIDFEGLKAEFPSIPGYQLPENKVKIPAAWLIEQAGWKGKTFGQIGVHKNQPLVLVNYGQGKGADLRDLAFKIRTSVTQKFGIELTPEVNII
- a CDS encoding DinB family protein — its product is MNAVIDSLSSLYERDIDTLQAEVKAYKSEANLWKVNGEITNSGGNLALHLCGNLRHFIGAMLGGSGYIRQRDDEFNLKDVKRSELIDQIKTTKKVVIETIEGLKEDQLAENYPVNVFGKEMSTIYFLNHLHGHLNYHLGQLNYHRRLLDQ
- a CDS encoding phospho-sugar mutase — translated: MIDQATQDKIDLWLNSAIDEESKAQIKAMSEDELVDSFYKDLEFGTGGLRGIMGPGSNRINKYTIGMATQGLANYLLKSFPNEDIKVAIAYDSRNNSKFFAETTAAVFSANGIYVYLFEALRPTPELSYAIRELGCKSGVVLTASHNPKEYNGYKAYWDDGAQVVAPHDKNIINEVQAISGVEAVKFDKVEANIESIGRALDEKYIKAILDLTLAQDAVDRQSDLKIVFSPIHGTSITLVPEVLERKGFKNLTVVEEQAEPNGNFPTVVYPNPEEKEAMTMALEKAKSIDADLVMATDPDADRVGIAAKNNQGEFELLNGNQAAALLIYFLLSKWKENGKLDGNQMIIKTIVTSDLLNRIAESFDVDCPDTLTGFKFIAALIKELEGKKEFIGGGEESYGYMISDFVRDKDAIASCAMLAEMTAWAKDQGLTVFDLLTEVYLKFGFYLETLVSMTKTGKQGAEEIQAMMAGFRSDPPSSIAGSKVIKICDYQQSEEKDLVTGTVNPIDLPKSNVLQFFLEDGAKISARPSGTEPKIKFYISVNMTLEAKAHQASVKASLENKIEAIKKDLDL
- a CDS encoding pirin family protein, which gives rise to MSSIISIEKLNFPWQTQDPFLFCAFHDDHYPKGNGKLGPIDSLSGRQIGSDFSGKDGWSMYHGQQVPGFPSHPHKGFETITIAETGLVDHSDSLGAAGRFGNGDVQWMTAGGGVQHAEMFPLLKEEEENPLLLFQIWLNLPKASKHVPAHFAMLWNEDIPVYEHSDNDNRKTSVKVISGTLGEIENPSPAPDSFAANVDNEVAVWLIEMEPNAQWQLPLADKATNRSLYLYEGDTVSLGEQEMSKGFMAKLMGNEVTTLTNGEERSKFLFLQGKPIGEPVAQYGPFVMNTNAEIQEAMRQFQRTQFGGWPWPSSSHTHDPERGRFAKHADGREEVRS
- a CDS encoding TolB family protein; protein product: MRQFLLLGFLFFTMACDNSRSGEVESLVYLSSRDGNFDLYGIDPLGQWEKRLTTNEGWDWQPKWINGLNKLVYYTNDKERNFSVVAYSFDTDQVDSLPNSDLLNFQLTPDGKRIVYTEKEGDYQNIWMCKLDGSERIQLTNSQSYSGRFSISPNGEKLLFISDRSGSNELYLLNIESKELQRLTNNDLVEKYNTWSPDGTKVAFTMRTNEEGSKEDIYILDLGTLDITRLTDTPYSEQEIAWSLGGDKIAFHGTTDAGDHIFTIDLADGKFTKITSGDAYHGEPAWVPIEL
- a CDS encoding TonB-dependent receptor domain-containing protein; the protein is MRLFSICSTLLFFVISLNSSYAQVVSGKVLNSSNKSGVPYASVVIVNKSTKSKKVGVASDEQGNFLLAIKALPLVLEFSATGFITKRLVIGIDQKRENLIIELDETVKQLSDFVVTTEKISQEELKAPIETIKVDLKAIQSTPSFSFFDAIGNLKGVDLTTQSVIINSVNTRGFNSSTNQRFRQFTDGIDNQAPGLSFSLGNIVGGSSLDIESIEVVPGPASVFYGPSSFNGILELKTKNPFDFPGLSFTAKAATVTVEKDRSKFFNIGNSFISDLSLRYATSFKDRIGLKINTALLNGVDFKAKNYRNVGAGRSFHDEYNGENQGIDLVNVYGDDRSLLVSGPGLLQDTAFTVTRAGYREEDLVNYNASNVKLNAELQLKITPDIILGFTTFYGITDAMITNEDRIALRDFEIFQQKVQLEGKNFLLRAYRTEQDAGNTFNVGVLSEEILQRTKPNVVWFDQYRRSFENGNGVVIPRRIANSTFPGQYLKFLDPESDDFDSLRNIIVNKPITENGSRLFDKSGLQHIEGSYSFDKIQNLFEKLQIGGNYRLYDPNTNGTIFTDSIGNDLTNFEYGTFVEVSKSITSNLDISGSLRYDENENFKGKFSQRLSVVKQQNDNQFFRASFQRGFRFPNIREQFFNQDLGEKLIIGGLSQVTDRYDLQGNSFLEQSLEDYQNAVINDIVVENRQIEFAKIRNSNIMAEGIISQDLFRGLKPEQITSFEIGYKNLIQGRRIVEVNYYRNYYQNFIGNLRVIKPRTSPAVDLQRSIEQAINPSSSDLIYVTANSEKQIVTQGLEILYDITGLSGINFTVNATFADISQDSDDPLVPGFNTAPFKWNVKVGHRRINENFGAELTWRARTNFEWQSPFADGFVRGFSTFDCQMTFKLPKVNSQLRVGANNVYNIRQFNTFGGPEISAFYYVSFTYDPFQSN